In Anas acuta chromosome 5, bAnaAcu1.1, whole genome shotgun sequence, a single window of DNA contains:
- the VPS37C gene encoding vacuolar protein sorting-associated protein 37C: MDTLKNRSVEELRELQENAEEIERLALESREVQELQLEREMALAANRSLAEQNLKFQEPLETGRSDLSRKYEELRELAERCKEQKAKLEKFSAAMHPQMLLDLLQVESQKMEEESEKMAEKFLEGEVALETFLEQFSVMRKLAHLRRVRVEKLQEILRKSAAPQEPGGDSKQQQQQQLPPQPPADTPKPQPVPSGAPAFPLPYSPAPSMPVGPTAHGALPPAPFAGAPVTVGHVGASQPGTNPVFPCPPPDASYPPAQGASSVPGYPRPPSGASSSAPAYSWSPSRGLPHAPSFPGPLPSTPPPRPGYPPYAPPGAGRPQCPYPTQPPLPSFPIPPQPPYPPGPPFGYPPPPNPQRPAWPGY, translated from the exons ATGGACACCCTGAAGAACCGGAGCGTGGAGGAGCTCCGCGAGCTGCAGGAAAATGCCGAGGAGATCGAGCGCCTGGCCCTGGAGTCCAGGGAG gtccaggagctgcagctggagagggaGATGGCGCTGGCCGCTAACCGCAGCTTGGCCGAGCAGAACCTGAAGTTCCAGGAGCCCCTGGAGACGGGGCGCTCTGACCTCTCCCGCAAGTACGAGGAGCTGCGGGAGCTGGCTGAGCGCTGTAAGGAGCAGAAGGCGAAACTGG AGAAATTTTCAGCAGCAATGCATCCCCAGATGTTGCTGGATCTCCTGCAGGTGGAAAGCCAAAAAATGGAAGAGGAGTCTGAG AAAATGGCTGAGAAGTTCCTGGAGGGCGAGGTGGCCCTGGAGACCTTCCTCGAGCAGTTCTCCGTGATGAGGAAGCTGGCCCACTTGCGCCGGGTCAGGGTGGAGAAGCTGCAAGAGATCCTGCGGAAGTCGGCAGCACCGCAGGAGCCCGGCGGGGactcaaagcagcagcagcagcagcagctgcctcctcaGCCCCCTGCAGACACGCCGAAGCCGCAGCCTGTCCCCTCGGGGGCAcctgccttccctctgccctACAGCCCGGCCCCAAGCATGCCGGTCGGCCCTACAGCCCACGGAGCTCTCCCACCTGCTCCTTTTGCTGGTGCTCCGGTCACCGTGGGACACGTGGGTGCCTCGCAGCCTGGCACCAACCCCGTGTTTCCCTGCCCGCCTCCAGATGCCAGCTACCCTCCCGCTCAGGGTGCCAGCTCCGTGCCGGGCTACCCCCGGCCTCCCTCAGGAgcctcctcctctgccccagCCTACTCCTGGTCTCCGTCCAGGGGCCTGCCGCACGCCCCCTCCTTTCCAGGCCCTCTGCCCTCCACTCCGCCGCCCAGACCCGGCTACCCTCCCTACGCACCCCCCGGGGCAGGGAGGCCGCAGTGCCCCTACCCGACCCAGCCTCCCCTTCCCAGTTTCCCAATccccccacagcctccctaTCCCCCGGGGCCTCCCTTTGGGTATCCCCCGCCTCCAAACCCTCAGCGCCCCGCTTGGCCCGGCTACTAA
- the LOC137858095 gene encoding pepsin A-like has translation MRLVLLLAVLLLARGAVRIPLRRMKSLRHRLEEQGLLEASPNTLPSRVGSKFFSGLTSGVTTEPLENIMDAEYVGAISIGTPPQEFLVLFDTGSSDLWVPSVYCSSPACVGHERFDPRLSATHQATGQPVSIQYGTGSMSGVLAYDTVRVGNIQISNQAISLSKKEPGSFLTHHAFDGILGLAFPSIASSGAVPVFDNMMSQGLVAQDLFSIYLSSKSRTGSFVMLGGMDSSCFSGRLRWIPLSAETYWQIAVDRIIMRGRVVACPRGCQAVVDSGTMLLAGPPRDIATIQHHIGASEYPSGQYKISCRAKKSLPDIIFVIRGTKFPVPAKTYIQQIYLGYCKSGFESITVPTELWILGQVFLRQYYSVFDRAHRRVGLAPAAQQC, from the exons ATGAGGCTGGTCCTGCTCCTCGCTGTGCTGCTGCTCGCCCGCGGCGCCGTCCG GATCCCGCTGAGGAGGATGAAGTCCCTGAGGCacaggctggaggagcagggcttGCTGGAGGCCTCCCCGAACACGCTGCCTTCCCGCGTGGGATCCAAATTCTTCTCTGGCCTTACGAGTGGTGTCACCACAGAGCCCCTGGAGAACATCATGGAT GCTGAGTATGTGGGCGCCATCTCCATCGGCACGCCACCGCAGGAGTTCCTCGTGCTCTTCGACACCGGCTCCTCCGACCTGTGGGTGCCCTCGGTGTACTGCTCCAGCCCGGCCTGTG TCGGCCACGAACGCTTCGACCCCAGGCTGTCCGCCACGCACCAGGCCACCGGCCAGCCCGTCTCCATCCAGTACGGCACCGGCAGCATGAGCGGGGTCTTGGCCTACGACACCGTGCGC GTTGGAAACATCCAGATCAGCAACCAGGCCATCAGCCTCAGCAAGAAGGAGCCCGGCTCCTTTCTGACCCACCACGCCTTCGACGGCATCCTGGGGCTGGCCTTCCCCAGCATCGCCTCTTCTGGGGCCGTCCCCGTCTTTGACAACATGATGAGCCAGGGCCTGGTGGCCCAGGACCTCTTCTCCATCTACCTCAGCTC CAAGAGCAGGACGGGCAGTTTCGTGATGCTCGGAGGCATGGATTCCTCCTGCTTCTCTGGCAGGCTCCGCTGGATCCCCCTCTCTGCCGAAACGTACTGGCAGATTGCTGTGGACCG CATCATCATGCGTGGCCGGGTCGTTGCGTGCCCGAGGGGCTGCCAAGCCGTGGTTGACAGCGGCACCATGCTGCTGGCCGGACCCCCCCGAGACATCGCCACCATCCAGCACCACATCGGGGCCTCCGAGTACCCCAGCGGCCAG TACAAGATCAGCTGCAGAGCCAAGAAGAGCTTGCCTGATATCATCTTTGTCATCAGGGGAACCAAGTTCCCCGTGCCTGCCAAGACTTACATCCAGCAG ATCTACCTCGGCTATTGCAAGAGCGGCTTTGAGAGCATCACCGTCCCCACGGAGCTCTGGATCCTGGGTCAGGTTTTCCTCCGCCAGTACTACAGTGTTTTTGACAGAGCCCACCGCCGGGTGGGCTTAGCCCCGGCAGCGCAGCAGTGCTGA